A genomic stretch from Pseudomonas mendocina includes:
- the brxL gene encoding BREX system Lon protease-like protein BrxL — MDILDQKLTSTFDGKVVRKDLLHRIKKGTNVPTFVLEFLLARFCASDDDSEIQAGLEAVLDTLNENYVRPNEANSAQSKVATKGKHRFIDKVHVNYVEKDRRHWAALENFDSRKVAISEKYYRDHDRLLQGGLWAEVTLAFNEIEDDDYAFYIEDLRPIQMSRFDFARYCEGREQFTRDEWLDVVLRSVGLEPSKLSPRVKLHFIARLAPLIEPNYNFIELGPRGTGKSYFFSEFSPYSTLISGGQATKATLFYNNQRHKIGLVGYWDTVAFDEVGGIKVKDQDTIQIMKDFMANGRFSRGVEVIADASMAFVGNLDLSVEQVVNSEVHDLFQPLPKEFDLAVQDRFACYLPGWEMPKNSSEFLTSHYGFITDYLAEAFHYQLKQTNRYEEVSKRIKLGRAVEGRDEKGIKKTVCAFLKILHPNGAPSDQEFAEYVAYAVEGRRRVKEQMNKRKTDDEYARINLSYIDASGNDVVVYCPESRNAPATQEPTRKSIHAGSGDEAPTAVAPSDRAVVPAETFVEQPDVVEAAGAEAVLQEQHYTIHYGDTGYSYESIVLPFLQGAKTVEIEDPYIRANHQIHNFVRFCEAVIKSPTVRAIKLTTSYDQDTDLKDVAERLEELKQSLLEMDIALEIKINENLHDREIRVDNGWVIKIGRGLDFFQKPDSWFGIGANDLTLRRCLETKVDIFKAKA, encoded by the coding sequence ATGGATATCCTGGATCAGAAGCTCACATCGACGTTCGACGGCAAGGTGGTTCGCAAGGATCTGCTGCACCGAATCAAGAAAGGCACCAACGTCCCGACGTTCGTGTTGGAGTTTCTCCTGGCCCGCTTCTGTGCCAGTGACGATGACTCGGAGATTCAGGCTGGCCTGGAGGCAGTGCTCGACACCCTGAACGAGAACTACGTTCGACCCAATGAGGCAAACTCAGCTCAGTCGAAGGTAGCCACCAAGGGCAAGCATCGCTTCATTGACAAGGTGCACGTCAACTATGTCGAAAAAGACCGCCGTCACTGGGCAGCCTTGGAGAACTTCGATTCGCGCAAAGTCGCGATTAGCGAAAAGTACTACCGCGACCATGATCGTCTTTTACAGGGTGGTTTGTGGGCAGAGGTGACTCTGGCCTTCAACGAAATTGAAGACGATGACTACGCCTTCTACATCGAGGATCTGCGCCCCATCCAGATGAGTCGCTTCGACTTCGCGCGATACTGCGAAGGTCGTGAGCAGTTCACTCGGGACGAGTGGCTAGATGTCGTTCTGCGCTCTGTTGGTTTGGAGCCCAGCAAGCTGTCTCCCCGGGTGAAGCTGCACTTTATTGCTCGCTTGGCTCCTCTCATCGAGCCCAACTACAACTTTATCGAGTTGGGGCCGCGTGGTACCGGTAAATCCTATTTCTTCAGTGAATTCTCGCCGTACTCGACGCTTATCAGCGGTGGCCAAGCGACCAAGGCGACGCTGTTCTACAACAATCAGCGCCACAAGATCGGTCTGGTGGGTTACTGGGACACAGTGGCTTTTGACGAGGTAGGCGGGATCAAGGTCAAGGATCAGGACACCATCCAGATCATGAAGGACTTCATGGCCAACGGGCGTTTCTCTCGTGGCGTTGAGGTGATTGCCGATGCCTCCATGGCCTTCGTGGGTAACCTCGATCTCTCGGTTGAGCAGGTGGTTAACTCGGAAGTCCATGATCTGTTTCAGCCGCTGCCCAAGGAGTTCGACCTGGCTGTGCAGGATCGTTTTGCTTGCTACCTTCCTGGCTGGGAGATGCCGAAGAACAGCAGCGAGTTCCTGACCAGTCACTACGGGTTTATCACGGATTACCTGGCCGAAGCGTTCCACTACCAGTTGAAGCAGACCAACCGATACGAGGAGGTCAGCAAGCGCATCAAGCTGGGAAGGGCGGTTGAGGGCAGGGACGAGAAGGGCATCAAGAAGACGGTATGCGCCTTCTTGAAGATCCTCCACCCTAATGGAGCTCCGTCTGATCAGGAGTTCGCTGAGTACGTGGCCTACGCGGTAGAGGGACGGCGTCGGGTCAAGGAGCAGATGAATAAGCGCAAGACCGATGACGAGTACGCGCGGATCAACCTGTCCTACATTGATGCTTCAGGCAACGATGTGGTGGTGTACTGCCCCGAATCACGGAATGCACCTGCAACACAGGAGCCGACTCGCAAGAGCATTCACGCTGGCTCGGGTGACGAGGCGCCAACGGCAGTGGCTCCGTCTGATCGGGCTGTTGTTCCAGCTGAAACGTTTGTTGAGCAACCTGATGTAGTCGAGGCCGCTGGCGCCGAGGCAGTGCTGCAAGAACAGCATTACACGATCCACTACGGTGATACGGGCTACAGCTACGAGTCGATTGTGCTTCCTTTCTTACAGGGAGCGAAGACTGTAGAAATCGAAGACCCGTATATTCGAGCCAATCACCAGATCCATAATTTTGTTCGCTTCTGCGAGGCGGTGATCAAGTCGCCCACAGTCAGGGCAATCAAGCTGACGACCAGCTATGACCAGGATACCGATCTCAAGGATGTTGCCGAGCGTCTAGAGGAGCTCAAGCAGAGCCTGTTGGAGATGGATATCGCGCTGGAGATCAAGATCAACGAGAACCTGCATGATCGCGAGATCCGGGTCGACAATGGCTGGGTGATCAAGATCGGTCGTGGTCTCGACTTCTTCCAGAAGCCCGATAGCTGGTTCGGCATTGGTGCGAATGATCTGACTCTGCGGCGTTGCTTGGAGACCAAGGTCGATATCTTCAAGGCGAAAGCTTGA
- a CDS encoding PglZ domain-containing protein, with protein MSVQTFIQQEIFFPRLAKRGVLVVYDPERRYRETCLALADERCEVVDASESSILSREQAIITLLSLGKGQVDRLLVYVPAAQPLTEEAKQADPFAAVGACGEVFPGGDSDSFFSLCLKAKPDQTMAIRQIFESDPNPSFAVIDAVGGGLGWPNLRALLKVESSRDILFALLAPSAQQESALKGSDAWVSEARDLLKNSIGLSLKTKGKTWSSIATELWRFVLFSEFVFDLPDQLPAALVDIPRADTIARAVIEGLCDDLRNDRRTQGLYIDRAEEIEEELGLIGHCAQLADLGQRDTFPFEERTFLNRAISAILADDTDQVRRILEQHQRSVWTGKGESRGQWDLLRSALDLIQSCDDLDRQLGDHTRSLETLLEFYVSSLREVDRLHREFEQAVSDFEWQDTDGVMTSVKQQARKQYGKLAEKVQLVFTRHLQNSGWPLPGYLANADVFDRLVAPRLQQNGRKIAYLMIDALRYELGVALERQLAEDGIVELKTALAQLPSVTPVGMASLLPGAGQQLFLRNADQSIVPMLGDQVVNTVAQRMEVIRKRYGQRFAEGRLEDFVRDRIDFDADIDLLVLRAVEIDSHFENHPDTAPAEITNALRRIRVAIHKLTQRGFHEVVIATDHGFFMNNHAGAGDVSSKPSGDWLVVHDRCALGDGSADSNHLILSAEKLGIRGDFAKFAGPQTLAAYRNGLLYYHGGASLQECVVPVITMQLKAQEQPSLNKAAINISYKNGAKRITTRVPVIDVVVDAADIFSTESDFEILLEAQNSKGEVVGEAKAGGVVNPATGTLTLQAGEKVQVTLKMQMEFEGKFKVKALNPKTNAIYSQIELETDYAV; from the coding sequence ATGAGTGTTCAGACCTTCATTCAACAGGAAATCTTTTTTCCGCGACTCGCGAAGCGTGGCGTGCTGGTGGTATACGACCCTGAGCGGCGCTACCGGGAAACCTGCCTTGCGCTGGCCGATGAGCGCTGTGAGGTAGTTGACGCTTCCGAGAGCAGCATTCTGAGCCGTGAGCAGGCGATCATAACGTTGCTGTCCCTAGGCAAGGGGCAGGTCGACAGGTTGCTGGTATACGTTCCAGCCGCGCAGCCGCTGACCGAGGAGGCCAAACAGGCTGACCCTTTTGCAGCGGTAGGTGCGTGTGGTGAGGTGTTCCCGGGCGGTGACAGTGACAGCTTCTTTAGCCTGTGTCTAAAGGCCAAGCCAGATCAGACCATGGCGATCCGACAAATTTTTGAGTCAGATCCCAACCCGAGCTTTGCCGTGATAGACGCCGTCGGTGGCGGCCTTGGCTGGCCGAACTTGCGTGCGCTTCTCAAGGTAGAGTCGAGTCGCGACATCCTCTTTGCGCTGCTAGCGCCAAGTGCCCAACAAGAGTCTGCCCTTAAGGGGAGTGATGCTTGGGTGAGCGAAGCGCGCGATCTGCTGAAGAACTCAATTGGGTTGTCTCTCAAGACGAAGGGGAAGACCTGGTCTTCTATTGCTACTGAGTTGTGGCGCTTCGTTTTGTTCAGCGAGTTTGTCTTTGATCTACCTGACCAGTTGCCGGCTGCGTTGGTCGACATTCCTCGTGCAGACACCATTGCCAGGGCCGTAATTGAGGGGCTCTGTGACGACCTGCGCAATGATCGCCGCACCCAAGGCCTGTATATCGATAGAGCTGAGGAAATTGAGGAGGAGCTGGGGCTCATCGGACACTGTGCTCAGCTAGCTGACTTGGGGCAGCGGGATACTTTCCCCTTCGAGGAACGCACCTTCCTTAATCGTGCCATTTCCGCAATCTTGGCTGACGACACCGACCAAGTGCGGAGGATTCTTGAGCAGCACCAACGTTCTGTATGGACGGGGAAGGGCGAGAGCCGTGGGCAATGGGACTTGCTGCGTTCAGCGCTTGACTTGATCCAGAGCTGTGATGATTTGGATCGTCAGTTGGGGGATCACACTCGTAGTCTGGAAACCCTGCTGGAGTTTTACGTGAGCTCACTGCGAGAGGTGGATCGCCTACATCGTGAGTTCGAGCAGGCCGTCAGCGACTTCGAGTGGCAGGATACTGATGGTGTGATGACCTCAGTGAAGCAGCAAGCACGCAAGCAGTACGGCAAATTGGCCGAGAAGGTTCAGCTGGTCTTCACCCGTCATTTGCAAAATAGCGGATGGCCGCTCCCAGGCTATCTCGCCAACGCAGATGTTTTTGACCGTTTGGTTGCCCCTAGGCTGCAACAGAATGGCCGCAAGATCGCCTACCTGATGATTGATGCCCTTCGCTATGAGCTGGGCGTCGCCTTGGAGCGTCAGCTCGCCGAAGATGGCATTGTCGAGCTGAAAACAGCTCTGGCTCAGCTGCCCAGTGTGACGCCGGTCGGTATGGCCAGCCTATTGCCAGGTGCTGGTCAGCAGCTGTTCTTGCGCAATGCTGATCAGAGCATTGTGCCGATGCTGGGCGATCAGGTTGTCAATACCGTGGCCCAGCGCATGGAGGTGATCAGGAAACGCTACGGTCAGCGGTTCGCCGAAGGCAGGCTTGAAGACTTTGTTCGGGATCGCATTGATTTTGATGCGGACATCGACCTGTTGGTGTTGCGCGCTGTGGAGATCGATAGCCACTTCGAGAACCACCCTGATACCGCTCCCGCTGAAATCACTAATGCGTTACGGCGTATTCGTGTGGCGATCCATAAGCTTACCCAGCGTGGCTTCCATGAAGTCGTGATCGCAACTGACCACGGTTTTTTCATGAACAATCATGCTGGTGCCGGTGATGTGAGTTCAAAGCCATCTGGGGATTGGTTAGTCGTTCATGACCGCTGCGCACTGGGAGACGGCAGTGCCGACTCCAATCACCTGATTCTCAGCGCTGAAAAGTTGGGAATACGGGGCGACTTCGCCAAGTTCGCGGGGCCGCAGACCTTAGCGGCCTATCGCAATGGCCTGCTGTACTACCACGGTGGCGCATCGCTGCAAGAGTGCGTGGTGCCGGTCATCACCATGCAGCTGAAAGCCCAGGAGCAGCCCAGTTTGAATAAGGCTGCCATCAACATCTCCTACAAGAACGGTGCAAAGCGCATTACTACGCGTGTTCCGGTGATCGATGTGGTCGTTGATGCTGCGGATATCTTCTCTACGGAGAGTGACTTCGAGATTCTGCTAGAAGCCCAGAACAGCAAGGGTGAGGTAGTAGGTGAGGCTAAGGCTGGTGGTGTTGTGAACCCAGCAACGGGTACGCTGACCCTCCAGGCAGGTGAGAAGGTACAGGTCACTCTGAAAATGCAGATGGAGTTCGAAGGCAAATTCAAGGTGAAGGCTCTGAACCCGAAGACTAATGCCATCTACAGCCAAATTGAGCTGGAAACGGACTACGCGGTGTAA
- the pglX gene encoding BREX-1 system adenine-specific DNA-methyltransferase PglX, which produces MAFDQSTRNRLQKLVSDCRKLLSEEFSIQLQQTYGIDPNSGEVADLDRLTHLCDRDRQTAQLLRDTLAHYLAVDADDKAHRIAAIDRIIREQAFTVLNRLAALLMMEARGLLAAAVVSQGQQSQAFELYKMVSGSSLGETGEVYRTFLFSLFDEFAIDLPALFDRYAAQGRLFPREPVLLEVLDVLNHHEIQPLWAEDETIGWIYQYFNSKEERRAMRDASQAPRNSRELAVRNQFFTPRYVVELLVDNTLGRIWFNATGGQTKLRECCQYLMVKPDEHPQTSAHLRDPRTLKLLDPACGSMHFGLYAFDLFLQIYQEAWDWEQANGPGSLDVSTQPKTSFLPLCQTYTDLEAYLRDVPRLIVEHNIYGVDIDPRAAQIASLALWLRAQRAWHDAGVKALLRPEVGRGQIVAAVPPPGGKGLRLKFASKLDGNDALLFEKTLQLLKGLPELGVLLRAEIELPHLIRQVYGGAGWGLFAEEELETWQVAEERLRSSLVEFSEQYNETYQGRLFARDTLECLRLVDLVGEKFDVIVMNPPFGAVSEGAKGYVFKEYPLDKIEIAACFVSRCQELLSDKGLVGAITSRTFIFSESFQRWRESFMSGLDICADLGFGVLDALVETAAYTICHNHDGVAKFIPLVNSPQKERDLLDSVSKERGFSGGDGKIIFRPRSSFSKFGTEWFYYWLSESLLASAEKMEARKSGVIGKSGLQTCDNFRFVRLAWECAVSTGFDKDWPRLTKGGEYQPFWGDVYLVANWRSDGSEMKAFIEASYQSWSKQIPSVNLYFKPGLTYSERTTSSLSLRVLPEGCLFDKKGPYVGRGAGCDNQEDMLVFLGLSYTYIFRCLVDSRVGLRDATEAGSPARDYMPSMVERLPLPSLNDAERKNVVQWVRGCIDTHRWMGSLSVTDSLHCGFPGLASAQSLQDYLVVLGGKLAERLKLLYVGLEFSDRLMNDRFGLSVVEHSMLVGTFGPEINPYQDCTDAEGLDGVDEYIRLPESELVNLVGNKYGLFTNILKQSYVGSRKLELISYLCGVSPLKVIDRVGSLEWLFDGRDVCENILDYFVGVAFGRWDLSNCFGWNDSFDESLPFNKIPVVPPGFVINKNHSGSGVILVDDAGSSFDLVSRVHGVCERLWSANGDMDRCQKIENEILDKLNVYDFRSYFKDSSRFFDDHLKRYSKSRRKAPIYWPLATASGSYTLWLYYPGLSDQTLFTAVNDFVDPKLVDVRKELQTLRDKGAGRSKQDEKSLEALASLEHELADLRDSLLEIAPNYRPNHDDGVQITAAPLWKLFRHKAWQKVLKDTWAKLENGDYDWAHLAMNYWPDRVRDKCVTDKSLAIAHGLENLYVEPEPVEKKTRGRKKAGSTE; this is translated from the coding sequence GTGGCCTTTGATCAAAGCACGCGGAATCGACTGCAAAAGCTGGTCAGCGATTGCCGCAAGCTGCTCAGTGAAGAGTTCAGCATCCAGTTGCAGCAAACCTATGGCATCGATCCCAATAGCGGTGAGGTAGCTGACCTTGATCGGTTGACTCATCTATGCGACCGGGATCGGCAGACCGCCCAACTGCTGCGCGACACGCTCGCGCACTACCTGGCCGTAGATGCGGATGACAAGGCACATCGCATCGCCGCCATTGACCGCATTATTCGCGAACAGGCCTTTACCGTGCTTAACCGCTTGGCCGCCTTGCTGATGATGGAGGCGCGCGGTCTGCTTGCTGCGGCTGTGGTCAGTCAGGGGCAGCAGTCTCAGGCCTTCGAGTTGTACAAGATGGTCTCCGGCAGTTCATTGGGGGAAACCGGTGAGGTTTATCGTACCTTCCTGTTCAGCCTGTTCGATGAGTTCGCCATAGATTTGCCGGCATTGTTCGATCGCTATGCTGCCCAGGGCCGTCTATTCCCTCGCGAGCCAGTGCTGCTTGAAGTGTTGGACGTGTTGAACCACCACGAGATTCAGCCGCTGTGGGCGGAAGATGAAACCATTGGCTGGATTTACCAGTACTTCAACTCAAAGGAAGAGCGTAGGGCCATGCGCGATGCCAGCCAGGCGCCGCGTAACAGCCGCGAGTTGGCAGTACGCAACCAATTTTTTACCCCACGCTATGTGGTGGAGCTCCTGGTTGACAACACTTTGGGGCGGATTTGGTTCAATGCCACTGGCGGTCAAACCAAGTTGCGAGAGTGTTGCCAGTATCTGATGGTAAAGCCAGATGAGCATCCGCAGACTAGTGCTCACTTGCGCGACCCACGTACCCTTAAGCTGCTTGATCCAGCCTGTGGCTCCATGCACTTTGGTCTTTATGCATTCGACCTGTTTTTGCAGATCTATCAGGAAGCTTGGGACTGGGAGCAGGCTAATGGCCCAGGCTCTCTTGATGTATCAACCCAACCGAAAACCAGTTTTCTTCCGCTCTGTCAGACCTATACCGACCTTGAGGCTTATCTACGCGATGTGCCGAGGCTGATCGTCGAGCACAACATTTATGGGGTAGATATCGACCCTCGTGCTGCACAGATAGCCTCGCTGGCGCTCTGGCTGCGAGCGCAGCGTGCTTGGCACGATGCTGGGGTCAAGGCGCTGCTGCGTCCAGAAGTGGGGCGTGGCCAAATTGTTGCCGCTGTACCGCCTCCCGGCGGCAAGGGGCTGAGGCTGAAATTTGCAAGCAAGTTAGATGGCAATGATGCCTTGCTATTTGAGAAAACCCTTCAGCTTCTCAAAGGTCTACCTGAGTTGGGAGTGTTATTGAGGGCTGAAATTGAGTTGCCACACCTTATTCGACAGGTCTATGGCGGTGCTGGTTGGGGGTTGTTTGCTGAGGAAGAGTTAGAGACTTGGCAGGTTGCGGAGGAGCGATTAAGAAGTTCTCTTGTCGAATTTTCAGAGCAATATAATGAAACTTACCAAGGTCGCCTATTTGCTCGCGATACTTTGGAGTGTTTACGTCTAGTCGATCTTGTCGGGGAAAAATTCGACGTAATAGTTATGAATCCACCCTTTGGTGCTGTTTCTGAGGGGGCCAAAGGCTATGTGTTCAAAGAATATCCTCTCGATAAAATAGAAATTGCTGCTTGTTTTGTTTCTAGATGTCAGGAACTGCTTTCTGATAAAGGGTTAGTTGGTGCTATAACAAGTAGGACTTTTATTTTTTCTGAAAGCTTTCAGCGCTGGCGCGAGAGCTTTATGTCTGGGCTTGATATTTGTGCGGATCTTGGGTTTGGGGTTTTGGATGCATTAGTAGAAACTGCTGCATACACAATTTGTCATAATCATGATGGAGTGGCGAAATTCATTCCTCTTGTAAATTCACCACAAAAAGAACGCGACCTTCTTGATTCGGTTTCAAAGGAGCGAGGTTTCTCTGGTGGTGATGGAAAAATTATATTTCGCCCGCGATCTTCTTTTTCTAAGTTTGGCACCGAATGGTTCTATTATTGGCTTTCGGAGAGTCTCCTGGCGTCGGCGGAGAAAATGGAGGCTAGGAAGTCCGGGGTTATCGGGAAGTCAGGCTTGCAGACATGTGATAATTTTAGATTTGTCCGCTTGGCATGGGAGTGCGCAGTAAGTACAGGTTTTGATAAAGATTGGCCAAGATTGACAAAGGGCGGGGAGTATCAGCCGTTTTGGGGGGATGTCTATTTGGTTGCTAATTGGCGGAGTGATGGCTCCGAAATGAAAGCATTCATAGAGGCTTCATATCAATCTTGGTCAAAGCAAATACCAAGTGTGAATTTATATTTCAAGCCCGGGCTCACTTATAGTGAAAGAACTACGAGCTCCTTAAGTCTGAGAGTATTGCCTGAAGGCTGCCTCTTCGATAAGAAAGGGCCATATGTTGGGCGTGGAGCTGGGTGTGATAATCAGGAAGATATGTTGGTGTTCTTGGGGCTTAGTTATACCTATATTTTTAGGTGTCTCGTAGATTCACGCGTCGGATTGAGGGATGCTACTGAAGCTGGCAGCCCTGCCAGAGACTATATGCCTTCAATGGTTGAGCGTCTGCCTCTTCCTAGCCTGAATGATGCTGAGCGAAAAAATGTAGTCCAATGGGTGAGGGGATGTATTGATACTCACCGATGGATGGGTTCCCTTAGTGTTACGGACTCCCTGCACTGTGGTTTTCCTGGCTTGGCCTCAGCTCAAAGCCTCCAAGATTATCTTGTTGTGCTGGGGGGTAAGCTTGCTGAACGACTTAAGTTGTTATACGTAGGTCTAGAGTTTTCCGACAGATTAATGAATGATAGGTTCGGCTTGTCGGTAGTCGAGCATAGTATGCTTGTGGGGACTTTTGGCCCTGAAATCAATCCTTATCAAGATTGTACTGATGCTGAGGGGTTAGATGGTGTTGATGAGTATATAAGATTGCCAGAGTCAGAGTTGGTGAATTTGGTTGGCAATAAGTATGGTCTCTTTACAAATATTTTGAAGCAATCTTATGTTGGAAGTAGAAAGCTTGAGTTGATTTCGTATCTTTGTGGTGTAAGTCCGCTCAAGGTTATTGATAGGGTTGGTTCGCTTGAATGGCTTTTTGATGGTAGAGATGTTTGCGAGAATATTTTAGATTATTTTGTGGGTGTGGCGTTTGGGCGGTGGGACTTAAGCAATTGCTTTGGCTGGAATGATTCTTTTGATGAGTCATTGCCGTTTAATAAGATTCCTGTTGTTCCGCCTGGTTTCGTAATAAATAAAAATCATTCTGGAAGCGGCGTTATCCTTGTAGATGACGCTGGTAGCTCATTTGATCTTGTTTCCAGGGTTCATGGTGTATGCGAGCGTCTTTGGTCTGCGAATGGGGATATGGATCGTTGCCAGAAAATAGAAAACGAAATTCTTGATAAACTTAATGTTTATGACTTTAGGTCATATTTCAAAGATAGTTCTAGATTTTTCGACGATCATTTGAAGCGATATTCAAAAAGTCGTCGAAAAGCCCCAATTTATTGGCCGCTCGCGACTGCTTCTGGCAGTTACACGCTTTGGCTCTATTACCCCGGTCTCAGCGATCAGACGTTGTTCACCGCCGTCAACGACTTCGTTGACCCCAAACTGGTGGATGTCCGTAAGGAACTGCAAACGCTTCGTGATAAGGGAGCTGGCCGTAGCAAGCAGGACGAGAAAAGTCTGGAGGCGTTGGCCAGTCTGGAGCACGAACTGGCCGACCTGCGTGATAGCCTGCTGGAAATTGCTCCTAACTACCGCCCCAACCACGATGACGGAGTCCAGATCACCGCCGCCCCGCTGTGGAAGCTTTTCCGCCACAAGGCCTGGCAGAAGGTGCTTAAAGACACTTGGGCGAAGCTGGAAAATGGCGACTACGACTGGGCGCACCTGGCGATGAATTACTGGCCTGATCGTGTGCGCGACAAGTGTGTCACCGACAAGTCGTTGGCTATCGCTCATGGGCTGGAGAATCTCTACGTTGAACCTGAGCCAGTCGAAAAGAAAACACGGGGCCGTAAGAAAGCAGGGAGCACCGAATGA
- a CDS encoding DUF262 domain-containing protein, which translates to MSIMQQSSKAQDRTLGVWFQSIQQGQVKLPRFQRFEAWDRNRVTGFLNTIINNLPVGVTLALEVGDQEKFESRYISTAEPAVEGRVNQHLLDGQQRLTAFWRSMHNNYKWETYFVYLPQFDRYYEQPGDEVEVCCIPRWINKNGLRMPRWADDSRSSFERGFVPISLLRPGDLVSEIDAWLASATNHLRPSKDDPDAWDKMESYNALREQFKNELNTLRERVTHFNLPYLSLPADTSKEVALQVFINMNTNSKPLSLYDIIVAEVENVAGRSLHELQVALGEKCPDVSRYSDLSDLILSTSALLQDKISNTRGMVEMSKQLMLDNWPTLERGLERMAALLASQGVYDAARLPTNAVLAVIAASYALIPEHGDFLGNAEKLLRRYLWSSFFTDRYENSAASRAFADFKAMKNLLQKKDFKDEDLASVPVLDRAQHPLATLDELMSAGWPKGTGIEARAIMAVTTYLGAVDFADHKAASYESLQKREYHHVFPDALLAEAKIPSYLALNCALITWKTNRSIGRKDPLDYLKDRVDWAGEDTVRKRLKTHLIDYDVLAKAHYGVATDEAFEKRLNADFTAFLHNRARLVEAAMQQLAGGESTDVTSLWSVLESVEEAVV; encoded by the coding sequence ATGAGCATCATGCAGCAGTCCAGCAAAGCCCAGGACAGAACCTTGGGTGTCTGGTTCCAGAGCATTCAGCAGGGGCAGGTAAAGCTACCGCGTTTCCAGCGTTTCGAAGCATGGGATCGCAACCGGGTTACCGGCTTCCTCAACACCATCATTAACAACTTGCCGGTTGGCGTGACCTTGGCGCTTGAGGTTGGGGATCAGGAAAAGTTTGAGTCGCGTTACATCTCCACTGCTGAGCCTGCGGTAGAAGGGCGTGTGAACCAACACCTTCTGGATGGTCAGCAGCGTCTTACGGCTTTCTGGCGCTCGATGCATAACAACTACAAGTGGGAAACCTACTTCGTCTATTTGCCGCAGTTCGACCGTTACTACGAACAGCCCGGTGATGAGGTTGAGGTGTGCTGCATTCCCCGGTGGATCAACAAGAATGGTCTGCGTATGCCGCGCTGGGCAGATGATTCGCGCAGCAGCTTCGAGCGCGGGTTTGTGCCCATATCCCTCCTGCGTCCTGGTGACTTGGTGAGCGAGATTGATGCTTGGTTGGCCAGCGCCACTAACCATTTGCGCCCCAGTAAGGACGACCCCGATGCGTGGGACAAGATGGAGAGCTACAACGCACTGCGTGAGCAGTTCAAGAACGAGCTGAACACCCTGCGTGAGCGGGTGACGCACTTCAACTTGCCTTACCTCTCGCTACCGGCTGACACGTCCAAGGAAGTAGCACTCCAGGTGTTCATCAACATGAACACCAACAGTAAGCCTCTCTCGCTGTACGACATCATCGTCGCGGAGGTTGAAAACGTCGCTGGGCGCTCATTGCACGAGCTCCAGGTAGCACTGGGTGAGAAGTGCCCGGACGTTAGCCGCTACAGTGACCTGAGTGACCTGATTCTCTCCACCTCTGCGCTGCTTCAGGACAAGATCTCCAATACCCGCGGGATGGTAGAAATGTCCAAGCAACTGATGTTGGACAACTGGCCAACGCTTGAGCGTGGCCTGGAGCGCATGGCTGCGCTGCTAGCTAGCCAGGGGGTTTATGACGCGGCTAGGTTGCCGACCAATGCGGTGCTGGCCGTGATAGCCGCTAGCTATGCATTGATCCCTGAGCATGGAGATTTCTTGGGTAACGCTGAGAAGCTCCTTCGTCGTTATCTGTGGTCTTCCTTTTTCACTGACCGGTATGAGAATTCAGCTGCATCAAGAGCCTTTGCAGATTTCAAGGCGATGAAAAACCTTCTGCAAAAGAAGGATTTCAAGGATGAGGATCTCGCATCTGTACCCGTGCTGGATCGCGCTCAGCATCCGCTGGCCACTCTCGATGAGCTGATGAGTGCAGGTTGGCCGAAGGGAACCGGTATCGAAGCACGAGCCATCATGGCAGTGACGACCTACCTCGGGGCAGTTGATTTCGCAGATCACAAGGCGGCCTCTTACGAGAGCTTGCAGAAGCGTGAATACCACCATGTTTTCCCTGATGCTCTGCTTGCCGAGGCTAAGATACCGAGCTATCTCGCCCTTAACTGTGCCCTGATCACCTGGAAAACCAACCGCAGTATTGGGCGCAAGGATCCTCTCGACTATTTGAAGGATCGTGTGGACTGGGCTGGGGAAGACACCGTTCGCAAGCGTCTCAAAACTCACCTGATCGATTATGACGTTCTGGCCAAAGCTCATTACGGTGTGGCTACTGATGAAGCGTTCGAAAAGCGTCTGAATGCCGACTTCACCGCATTCCTGCATAACCGGGCCAGGCTGGTCGAGGCAGCGATGCAGCAGTTGGCTGGGGGGGAGTCTACTGACGTTACCAGTCTCTGGTCGGTACTCGAATCTGTTGAAGAGGCAGTTGTTTGA